The Aedes albopictus strain Foshan chromosome 1, AalbF5, whole genome shotgun sequence genomic interval TCGTTCTAGCGcttgattttgtaaattttggatGAGCAAATCGTTAtccagctatcattgttacttgggtagtttgcAATTCAACAAACGTGTTAGTTGTTTCAAACTACACCGTGGTGTGTTTGAAAGAAGTTAAATTGTTCGATGAAAAAGTTAACAGCTTGATGTGACTTAGCTTTTGTTAAATGTAATTCAAAAGAACGGCCTATGCGGTCCAGAAGGGAAAATATACAATGAAAATATTAACAGCCTAATGCCAACAACTATTTGACCAGTATAACAAGAAAGAATAGCTTTGAAAGAAGGGATGAAAACATTATCAGATTGATAAATATTTGATTAGAGTGTTCTCTAAGaaagcttcaaaaataatcaatttgttgaaaaacaaaaCCACACCGTCGAAAGGAAAACCGCAAAACGGTAAATCGCGAAATGGTATACTGCATATGATCGCATGtaagtcccatatttgctgggtttcctattcatatgggacaattatgcgattatAGGCAGTATATACCGCGGCAGTATATAGTACACACCGCGAAATGGGACAACCGAATGCGCTGCTCTTCGTTCAATATCAATCCCGGCCATCTCTATCGCTCATCGCTATCGGGGAATTTGGAATAGAATAACAGTTGAACAGTGCTAGATAGGTATATTCAACTGAATTCATTTCTTTAGCTCTTCGTCTGCAGCTCCTTACAGCGGCTTTCTTTCTATGAACTCAACTGCTGTGGCGTTTATCAACGTTGTCCATCTTCGCTCGGACAAAAATGTATCTTTATTTGAATTATTCTTTCCATCACGTTAGTAAAATATGTAAGATTTTATAGCATTTATATAACAATTGATGTTTCCTTCGAATGTCTTTCTGATAATGTAGAAAATGATGCTTCTATGACGCTTTATTTAGCATCTTCTTTAAACGATAAACAGAAAAGATCGGAATATTTACAGCCAAAACGATTAAACATAATTATTTGTAGCAACAGAGAAAAGTAAAGTTTGTATACCGCTCTAATAAATAATCACTCATAAACTGTTAATCTCCTTCCGTGAGAGAGCTTCGCTATGCGTTCTTAACAAAGTATCGGTGAAGTGTGTTTTTCGAGCTAGAGCTAGAGCTGCCGCTGGATATCGATGTGCTTGACGATGATGATGCGGGATTAGATATTCGCCAGTTTTCCAGTAGCTCCTTTTGAACCTCTACCGGCAACGCATGGAACACATCCGGATCGACGTTGGATGGTAGCGCGCTTTCGTTAGTCGTCTTAATGGCGCTGCTGCTACTGGAAGTTCCCATCGCTGACAATGGCGAATCTGCAAGTGAGGATGGTTTTGCTGGAGTAGACGTCGAAAGATGATTTTTGAAAAACCCTGTAGTTTTTAAACCGGATGGAATGTTTGTTGAACTTGTACCACTGCTTGAAGGCTCTTGATCATATTCCTTCGAGTTGAGCCGAAGGTCAGCCACACGTAGCTTACTTGGGGACGAGGAGTCATCTTCGTTGGATGGTAATAGGCTGCTGTTCTTTCTAGCGAGAAAGGATGCCAAACGGCGGCACTTTTTAGGCGATGGTTCGGCATCGGATTCTGATCCAGATAATGATGCTACTGAGGCGGTATCTGAGAGACACGTGCTCGATGCAGGATCGCAATCCATTGCGATGGGAAAGGACCGATTCGATGTGAAGCTGTCACTTAATGTAAGCGATTCATTGCTAAGGTTCGTAATGGATTGTACCTCAATGTCTGactttttaatgagaaaattcgctATCGATTTCGAGCCGGCCTTACGCTCTTGGAATTTGAAAAAAGAAAGACCTAACAATGTTATGTTGAACGGTTGTCGTAAATCAACCATGCGTTCGAACACCTTCATCACAACGGCTAAAATTTTATCCTGAGCACCGTCAGCCAACACCAGCTTACCATCTTTGTGCCGAAAATAGGATGGCAATATTTTGTCCTGCTTACATTCGCGATGACTGGTTTTCTTCACCGAATCATGTTTCCGAACAGTCACCTTAATAGCTATGGGAATGCGACCATCATCGGCGATATTCTTCACTAATCGTACCAACAAATGTCGAAATTTGTCCTCAGCATCTGCACGAATGGAAATCGCTGGACACGAATCTTCTAAACCAACTGATTTTGGTTTTCCTGTTTGCTTTACAGGCGTATCGTCTTTTCCGAAAGACATTTCCTTCAGCTTACTAGACTGTTCAAGTCCCAGGCGCTTCGAAAGTTGGTGGAGCGGAACTTCTTGCAATTCACGAACAGTTCTTACGTCACACTCCTCCAATATTTGAGCAGTCTTTTCGCCGATACCGGTCAAACTTTTAACCGATCCTAGTGATCTCACGAAACTTGCAGCACAATTCGGAAGCAGCACTGTCTGTTTGTTCTGCTTATGGATGCTACCCACCAACTTCGCCAACAACTTATTATGTGCTATTCCCGCGCAGCACTTCATACCTAATTCGCAAAATATACGATCTCTTATCTGCTTTGCCATATGAGTGGCAAGTATTAACCTTCTGTCACACCCACATCCACACGCCCTGCGAAACACTTCTCGATCAGTCAAATTTGGATCCTCCACGGGTGGGTGTATGAACCCTTCAACATTCTGCAACTGTTCTAAACTGACACTCTGCTCCAACTGATCGTTTATCTCTTTTGTTACGTCCAGATAATTTTCATCCAATCCCAATTTTTCCACGTTTGGCGTGAATTTGTGCATTATTTCATTGATCTTTGCCGACATTTGCTTGTATTTGGTCAGGTCTTCCCCGTTGACGAGCACCAAATCCGGACACAGCTTCGTGGCTTCATTGATCAGCATCATTTTTTTTACACCGTACTCCCTTGCGATGTAGTTGGAAGTGACCACATTGAAGCGCTGCTTGACTCCCACCGGTTTATCTTTGAGACTTGGGTTCAATATCTCTTCAACCTGAGCGTAAAAGTAGTCCATGTCCACATGTATGATCACACGAGGGTGATCTTCTGAATCGTTTTGTGTTTCCAAATCTTCCATAGTTTGTCCGGCTCAGTAACCTCATCCAATACCATGCGATCGGGGATAGCtttaactgaaaaaaaaag includes:
- the LOC109397295 gene encoding DNA polymerase iota, with the protein product MEDLETQNDSEDHPRVIIHVDMDYFYAQVEEILNPSLKDKPVGVKQRFNVVTSNYIAREYGVKKMMLINEATKLCPDLVLVNGEDLTKYKQMSAKINEIMHKFTPNVEKLGLDENYLDVTKEINDQLEQSVSLEQLQNVEGFIHPPVEDPNLTDREVFRRACGCGCDRRLILATHMAKQIRDRIFCELGMKCCAGIAHNKLLAKLVGSIHKQNKQTVLLPNCAASFVRSLGSVKSLTGIGEKTAQILEECDVRTVRELQEVPLHQLSKRLGLEQSSKLKEMSFGKDDTPVKQTGKPKSVGLEDSCPAISIRADAEDKFRHLLVRLVKNIADDGRIPIAIKVTVRKHDSVKKTSHRECKQDKILPSYFRHKDGKLVLADGAQDKILAVVMKVFERMVDLRQPFNITLLGLSFFKFQERKAGSKSIANFLIKKSDIEVQSITNLSNESLTLSDSFTSNRSFPIAMDCDPASSTCLSDTASVASLSGSESDAEPSPKKCRRLASFLARKNSSLLPSNEDDSSSPSKLRVADLRLNSKEYDQEPSSSGTSSTNIPSGLKTTGFFKNHLSTSTPAKPSSLADSPLSAMGTSSSSSAIKTTNESALPSNVDPDVFHALPVEVQKELLENWRISNPASSSSSTSISSGSSSSSSKNTLHRYFVKNA